The following proteins come from a genomic window of Anabas testudineus chromosome 3, fAnaTes1.2, whole genome shotgun sequence:
- the LOC113174035 gene encoding trans-1,2-dihydrobenzene-1,2-diol dehydrogenase-like: MATRWGICSAGNICHDFTVALKTLPAEDHQVVAVAARKLEDAQEFAKKHNISRAYGSYEELARDPDIDVVYIGVIQTYHLSTCLLFTNAKKNVLCEKPLAINAKEVQQILASAKMNDVFLMEAVWTRFFPASVEIRRLLAQEELGEVQIVRAEFGLPVMHIPRFGQNELGGGALLDLGIYCLQFISMVYNGEKPECIQATGVCLETGVDQTVVATLKFSKNRMAVFTCSSNIQLPNDGIIIGTKGTIKVPNSMWCPTSLVVNGKETQYPVPDPHLPLNFHNSTGLRYEAEEVRQCLLKGLKQSPVMCHADSLLLAEMEDEIRRQVGVVYSQDCQ; encoded by the exons ATGGCAACCAGGTGGGGAATCTGCAGCGCTGGGAACATCTGTCACGACTTTACTGTGGCTCTGAAAACTCTTCCTGCCGAAGACCATCAG GTTGTGGCCGTGGCAGCTCGCAAGTTAGAGGATGCACAGGAGTTTGCCAAAAAGCACAACATCTCCCGGGCATACGGCAGCTATGAGGAGCTGGCCAGAGATCCAGACATTG atgtggtGTATATTGGTGTTATTCAAACCTACCATCTGAGCACTTGTCTGCTCTTTACTAACGCCAAGAAGAACGTACTGTGTGAGAAGCCACTGGCCATAAACGCAAAGGAGGTTCAGCAGATCCTGGCCTCTGCCAAGATGAATGATGTCTTCCTCATGGAG GCCGTCTGGACTCGTTTCTTTCCGGCCTCTGTAGAAATCCGAAGACTCCTGGCTCAAGAGGAGTTGGGTGAGGTGCAGATAGTGAGAGCAGAGTTTGGTTTGCCGGTGATGCACATACCAAGATTTGGTCAGAATGAGCTGGGTGGAGGAGCACTACTAGATCTTGGCATCTACTGCCTGCAGTTCATATCCATGGTGTACAATGGTGAAAAGCCAGAGTGCATACAAGCCACGGGGGTCTGCCTGGAGACAG GAGTGGATCAGACTGTTGTTGCCACTCTGAAGTTCTCTAAGAACAGAATGGCTGTGTTTACTTGCTCCTCCAATATACAGCTGCCCAATGATGGTATTATAATAGGAACAAAGGGGACAATCAAG GTCCCTAATTCAATGTGGTGTCCCACATCATTAGTAGTGAATGGGAAGGAGACTCAGTACCCAGTGCCAGATCCGCATTTGCCTCTAAACTTCCACAACAGCACAGGGTTGCGTTATGAAGCAGAGGAGGTGCGACAGTGTTTGCTGAAAG GACTGAAGCAGAGTCCAGTTATGTGTCATGCTGACTCTCTCCTGCTGGCTGAGATGGAGGACGAGATTCGCAGACAGGTTGGGGTGGTGTACAGCCAGGACTGCCAATAA
- the dhdh.2 gene encoding trans-1,2-dihydrobenzene-1,2-diol dehydrogenase, with protein sequence MATRWGICSAGKISHDFTVALKTLPAEDHQVVAVAARKLEDAQEFAKKHNISRAYGSYEELARDPDIDVVYIGVIHPHHLSTCLLFTNAKKNVLCEKPLAINAKEVQQILASAKMNDVFLMEAVWTRFFPVSVEIRRLLAQEELGEVQMVRAEFGVPLMHIPRSVQKELGGGALLDLGIYCLQFISMVYNGEKPECIQAMGVCLETGVDQTVVATLKFSKNRMAVFTCSSNIQLPNDGIIIGTKGTIKVPNSMWCPTSLVVNGKETQYPVPDPHLPLNFLNSTGMSYEAEEVRQCLLKGLKQSPVMCHADSLLLAEMEDEIRRQVGVVYSQDCQ encoded by the exons ATGGCAACCAGGTGGGGAATCTGCAGCGCTGGGAAGATCAGTCACGACTTTACTGTGGCTCTGAAAACTCTTCCTGCCGAAGACCATCAG GTTGTGGCCGTGGCAGCTCGCAAGTTAGAGGATGCACAGGAGTTTGCCAAAAAGCACAACATCTCCCGGGCATACGGCAGCTATGAGGAGCTGGCCAGAGATCCAGACATTG atgtggtGTATATTGGAGTTATTCACCCCCACCATCTGAGCACTTGTCTGCTCTTTACTAACGCCAAGAAGAACGTACTGTGTGAGAAGCCACTGGCCATAAACGCAAAGGAGGTTCAGCAGATCCTGGCCTCTGCCAAGATGAATGATGTCTTCCTCATGGAG GCCGTCTGGACTCGTTTCTTTCCGGTCTCTGTAGAAATCCGAAGGCTTCTGGCTCAAGAGGAGTTGGGTGAGGTGCAGATGGTGAGAGCAGAGTTTGGTGTGCCGTTGATGCACATACCAAGATCTGTGCAGAAGGAGCTGGGTGGAGGAGCACTACTAGATCTTGGCATCTACTGCCTGCAGTTCATATCCATGGTGTACAATGGTGAAAAGCCAGAGTGCATACAAGCCATGGGGGTCTGTCTGGAGACAG GAGTGGATCAGACTGTTGTTGCCACTCTGAAGTTCTCTAAGAACAGAATGGCTGTGTTTACTTGCTCCTCCAATATACAGCTGCCCAATGATGGTATTATAATAGGAACAAAGGGGACAATCAAG gtCCCTAATTCAATGTGGTGTCCCACATCATTAGTAGTGAATGGGAAGGAGACTCAGTACCCAGTGCCAGATCCGCATTTGCCTCTAAACTTCCTGAACAGCACAGGGATGAGTTATGAAGCAGAGGAGGTGCGACAGTGTTTGCTGAAAG GACTGAAGCAGAGTCCAGTTATGTGTCATGCTGACTCTCTCCTGCTGGCTGAGATGGAGGACGAGATTCGCAGACAGGTTGGGGTGGTGTACAGCCAGGACTGCCAATAA